The proteins below are encoded in one region of bacterium:
- the nadC gene encoding carboxylating nicotinate-nucleotide diphosphorylase — protein sequence MWLVDAALAEDIGPGDATSLAVLPEGLSGSARIEARVPLIVCGLEVVREIFERFDLHFEARVRDGDPVGSDTILARIGGRALDILQTERTALNFLQRLSGIATLTHTYCEAVQGTRAEIVDTRKTLPGWRALEKYAVRCGGGRNHRHALYDGILIKDNHIAAVGGVRAAVERALERASRQLRIRIEVESLAQAREAMEAGADALLVDNQPPEITREIVELADGKLLIEASGGVNLETVGAIAKTGVDEISVGALTHSATAADIALEWNEASSS from the coding sequence ATCTGGCTGGTCGATGCCGCGCTCGCCGAAGACATCGGTCCCGGTGACGCGACTTCCCTGGCCGTGTTGCCCGAGGGATTGTCGGGCAGCGCCCGCATCGAGGCGCGCGTCCCCTTGATCGTGTGTGGTCTCGAGGTCGTACGTGAGATCTTCGAGCGCTTCGATCTGCACTTCGAAGCACGAGTCCGCGATGGTGATCCCGTCGGTAGCGATACGATCCTCGCTCGGATAGGCGGTCGAGCACTCGACATCTTGCAAACCGAACGAACCGCGCTGAATTTTCTGCAACGCCTCTCGGGCATCGCCACACTCACCCACACTTATTGCGAAGCCGTGCAGGGCACCCGAGCCGAGATCGTCGATACCCGGAAGACCCTGCCGGGATGGCGTGCGCTGGAAAAATACGCCGTCCGATGTGGTGGCGGCCGCAATCATCGGCACGCTCTGTACGACGGCATCCTGATCAAGGACAACCACATCGCAGCCGTCGGCGGTGTGCGCGCCGCGGTAGAGCGCGCACTCGAGCGCGCTTCGCGCCAACTGCGCATCCGGATCGAGGTCGAGTCCTTGGCACAGGCGCGCGAAGCCATGGAGGCCGGAGCCGATGCGCTACTGGTCGACAACCAACCGCCGGAGATCACCCGAGAGATCGTCGAACTCGCCGATGGGAAGCTACTGATCGAAGCCAGTGGCGGTGTGAATCTTGAAACCGTGGGCGCCATCGCCAAGACCGGAGTCGATGAGATTTCGGTCGGCGCGCTCACCCACTCCGCGACCGCTGCGGACATTGCGCTGGAATGGAACGAAGCCTCTTCGAGCTGA
- a CDS encoding biotin--[acetyl-CoA-carboxylase] ligase yields the protein MERSLFELSPTTRWLGARLDIHAELDSTNLRAEELARLGAPEGTLVIADRQSAGRGRLGRSFFSPGGRSLYQSLVLRPRIALEHTHFFVFAASLAVARLAERHLPESVCVEIKWPNDVLLDGRKTCGINLPVQLDGSEVQSAILGIGLNVNLESTDLPAELTPIATSLRMAGGRILDRVGLAEELLADLEVQLGEVYKGRFGFLLDEWRKYFRMHGDRVRIGGPGVPREYEGVVEGIDREGALLLSIAGTHERVLAGDVTLLRRDLSRDLD from the coding sequence ATGGAACGAAGCCTCTTCGAGCTGAGCCCGACGACGCGCTGGCTCGGCGCGCGACTCGACATCCACGCCGAATTGGATTCTACGAACCTGCGGGCAGAAGAACTGGCCCGGCTGGGAGCGCCTGAAGGCACACTGGTGATCGCAGATCGCCAGTCCGCTGGTCGCGGTCGGCTCGGACGCAGCTTCTTCTCGCCCGGCGGGCGCAGTCTCTACCAGTCCCTGGTCCTGCGACCCCGAATCGCACTCGAACACACGCACTTCTTCGTGTTCGCCGCATCACTCGCAGTCGCCCGGCTTGCCGAAAGACACCTGCCCGAAAGCGTCTGCGTCGAGATCAAATGGCCCAATGATGTGCTGCTGGATGGACGCAAGACATGCGGGATCAACCTGCCGGTGCAACTCGACGGTAGCGAGGTCCAGAGCGCCATTCTCGGAATCGGTTTGAACGTGAACCTGGAAAGCACGGACTTGCCGGCAGAACTCACGCCAATTGCGACCAGTTTGCGCATGGCGGGCGGCCGTATTCTCGATCGGGTCGGGCTCGCAGAGGAGCTTCTGGCCGATCTGGAGGTTCAGCTCGGCGAGGTCTACAAAGGCCGGTTCGGGTTCTTGTTGGATGAGTGGCGGAAATACTTCAGAATGCATGGGGACAGGGTTCGGATCGGCGGACCAGGGGTACCCAGGGAGTACGAAGGCGTGGTCGAGGGAATCGATCGCGAAGGAGCACTTCTGCTGAGCATCGCTGGAACTCACGAGCGAGTCCTCGCCGGCGACGTGACCTTGCTTCGGCGTGACCTCAGTCGTGATCTTGACTGA
- a CDS encoding type III pantothenate kinase — MLLTIDIGNTHVALGLFEGSALLHHWRLGTHRQDTSDECAATLRSLFDIARVSTSDVHHAIISCVVPALLPIFERTCQKLLEIRPLVVGPGIRSGMPIRVDNPREVGADRIVGAVAALELLGGPTIVIDFGTATSFDCVSADGEFVGGAIFPGVLVSLDALVGRASRLSSVEIERPPSVVGRNTTHSLQSGMLFGYAGMVDSMVHRLRKEIGDSARVLATGGLAGLISSEADTIERVEPFLTQEGLRLIHDRNCESTH; from the coding sequence GTGTTACTGACCATCGACATCGGCAATACGCATGTAGCACTCGGCCTGTTCGAGGGCTCGGCACTATTGCATCATTGGCGCCTGGGAACGCATCGCCAGGATACCTCGGACGAGTGCGCGGCCACTCTGCGCTCGTTATTCGATATCGCCCGCGTCAGTACTTCGGACGTGCACCATGCGATCATCTCCTGCGTCGTCCCCGCTTTGCTCCCCATCTTCGAACGCACATGCCAGAAGCTCCTGGAGATCCGGCCACTCGTAGTGGGACCCGGCATCCGCTCGGGCATGCCTATTCGCGTCGACAACCCGCGGGAAGTCGGAGCCGATCGCATCGTCGGCGCCGTAGCGGCTCTGGAACTTCTGGGCGGACCGACGATCGTGATCGATTTCGGCACCGCGACCAGCTTCGATTGCGTGTCGGCCGACGGCGAGTTTGTGGGCGGGGCCATCTTCCCGGGTGTCCTGGTTTCCCTGGACGCACTCGTCGGTCGCGCATCCAGACTCTCGAGCGTGGAAATCGAGCGCCCACCTTCGGTGGTCGGACGCAATACCACCCATTCACTGCAATCGGGCATGTTATTCGGCTACGCCGGAATGGTCGATTCCATGGTACACAGGCTTCGCAAAGAGATCGGCGATTCCGCGCGCGTGCTGGCGACCGGCGGACTGGCAGGACTGATCTCGTCCGAAGCGGACACGATCGAAAGAGTGGAGCCCTTCTTGACACAGGAGGGGCTCAGATTGATTCACGACCGCAACTGCGAATCAACTCACTAG